The following is a genomic window from Cetobacterium sp. ZOR0034.
AATAAAAAATACTCATAATACGGAAGTCTTGGCTCATTTAACTTGTGTAGGTGCTAAAAAAATAGAGATAGAAAATATTTTAGAAGAGTTAAAAAAAGAGAATATCGAGAATGTCTTAGCTTTGAGAGGAGACTTTCCGAAAGAGAATGAATCAGTTGAGGGAGACTTTAGATACGCAAGTAAATTAATTCAAAAAATAAAAGCAGAGAGTGATCTGTGTGTTGGAGCAGCGTTTTATCCTGAAGGTCATCAAGAAACAAATGATCTTTTAGATCTGTTTTATTTGAGAGAGAAAGTTAAAGAGGGAACGGATTTTTTAATATCACAAATTTTCTTTGATAATGATTATTTTTATAGTTTTAAAGAAAAATGTGAAAAATTAGGAATTGATATTCCGCTAGTTGCAGGTATTATTCCAGTTACAAATGCAAATCAGATAAAAAGGATAACCGAGTTATGTGGTTCGACGATACCCTTAAAATTTCAAAAAATATTAAACAGATATGAAAATAATCCAGAAGCATTAAAAGAAGCCGGAATAGCTTATGCTGTTGAGCAGATAATTGATCTTCTATCCTCAGGAGTTTCCGGAATTCATATATATACAATGAACAAAGTCGATGTCACTAAAGAGATTATGAGAAGAATAGAAAAAGTGAAAGAATATCTAGAGGAGGTGAGTTAAAATAAAGATAGGGATTATAAATTTGATGCCAATAAAACAAGAGGTTGAATATCAATTTTCAACAATCTTTGAAAAAATAGATAGAGATATTGAGTTAAAATATATATATCCCACAACTCATAGTTACAAAAATATATCTTTAGATTATTTAAGAGAAAAATATATTCCAATGAATAAGATAGGAGAGGATGTCTATGATGCTTTCATTGTAACAGGAGCTCCAATAGAGAGATATAAATATGAAGACGTAGATTTTTGGCAAGAAATTGATAGCTTTTTTAAAAAAAATAAGCATCCAACTATTTATATATGCTGGGGTGCTCAAGGAGCTTTATACTCAAAGTTCGGAATAGAAAAATATGAGTTGGATAAAAAGTTATTTGGTGTGTATGAACATGAGATAAAAGAAAAAAATCCATTTATAAAAAATAGATTTTATGCTCCTCATTCGAGAAATACATACAATAAAAAGGAGAGCATTGAAGAAGCGGGATTGATTATAATTGGGGAATCCGATGAAGCTGGAGTATACATGTGTTCAACAGCTGATTATAAGAGTATATTTATATCAGGGCATAGTGAATATCAACCTGAACGATTAAAATTTGAATTTGAAAGAGATAGAGGAGAGATTCCTAAGAATTATTTTGTAGAGAATAATCCAGAGAATGAAATACTTTTTAATTGGGAAAATCATAGAGATGAATTTTATAAAAATTGGATAGAGTTTATAGGAGGGTAAAATGAAGATAGGAATTATAGGAATTGGAACTGTTGGCGGAGGAGTATTGGAGCTTTTAAAGAAAGAGAAAAAAAATATAGAAAAAAGAGTTGGAGAAAAGATTGAGGTTTCTTGGATCTGTGATTTGAAAGAGAGCGTAAATAAAGATAGTAGCTATAGATTCACTAAAGATTATGAGGATATTTTAAAAGATGAGAGTGTAGAAACAATAATTGAATTGATAGGAGGAAACACAGTAGCCTTTTCTATAGCTAAAGAAACCCTAAAAAATGGTAAGAATCTAATAACTGCAAATAAATATCTTTTAGCAACAAAGGGAAAGGAGATTTTTGGATTAGCAAAAGAGAATGGTGTGAAAATATTCTTTGAAGCTGCGGTGGCAGGTGGAACACCAGCTGTATCTTCAATCTATGAAGGTACATTTTCTGGAGGAATAAAAAGAATTAGAGGAGTTTTAAATGGAACTTCAAACTATATCTTAAGTAAGATGGAAGAGGGATGTAGCTATGAAGCTGCTCTTAGTTTAGCACAGAGTAATGGATATGCAGAGCTAGATCCAACATTTGATGTAAAAGGAATTGACACAGCTCATAAAATTAGTTTATTATCATATTTAGTATGGGATGAGCTTGTAGATTTCGAAAAAATAAAAATAGAAGGAATTGATAAAATAACAAAAGAGCAGGTTGAAGTTGCTAAAAGTTTAGGAAAAAGATTTAAACTTATAGGAGAGGCTATAAAAATTGAAAATGAGATTGAAATATATGTACAACCATCTCTTCTGGATAAAGAGGATCAATTATATGGAGTAAAAGACGCATATAATGGTATCGAGAGTTATGGAGAACATTTAGGAGAGACATTCTTCTATGGAAAGGGAGCAGGAGCATTACCTACTGCAAATGCAATTATATCTGATTTATATAAAATTAAAAATTCAAATGCTTGGAATTAAAAGGGGGAAATATGTTAGCTGAAAAGAAAATATATATACTAGATGGAGCTACTGGAACAGCCATCCAAAGCTATA
Proteins encoded in this region:
- the metF gene encoding methylenetetrahydrofolate reductase [NAD(P)H], with amino-acid sequence MKIKNIYKKKKPVISFEIFPPNERYPIENIFETIDKLIELKPDFISVTYGAGGTTRGRTVEIASRIKNTHNTEVLAHLTCVGAKKIEIENILEELKKENIENVLALRGDFPKENESVEGDFRYASKLIQKIKAESDLCVGAAFYPEGHQETNDLLDLFYLREKVKEGTDFLISQIFFDNDYFYSFKEKCEKLGIDIPLVAGIIPVTNANQIKRITELCGSTIPLKFQKILNRYENNPEALKEAGIAYAVEQIIDLLSSGVSGIHIYTMNKVDVTKEIMRRIEKVKEYLEEVS
- a CDS encoding homoserine O-succinyltransferase, which codes for MINLMPIKQEVEYQFSTIFEKIDRDIELKYIYPTTHSYKNISLDYLREKYIPMNKIGEDVYDAFIVTGAPIERYKYEDVDFWQEIDSFFKKNKHPTIYICWGAQGALYSKFGIEKYELDKKLFGVYEHEIKEKNPFIKNRFYAPHSRNTYNKKESIEEAGLIIIGESDEAGVYMCSTADYKSIFISGHSEYQPERLKFEFERDRGEIPKNYFVENNPENEILFNWENHRDEFYKNWIEFIGG
- a CDS encoding homoserine dehydrogenase, with translation MKIGIIGIGTVGGGVLELLKKEKKNIEKRVGEKIEVSWICDLKESVNKDSSYRFTKDYEDILKDESVETIIELIGGNTVAFSIAKETLKNGKNLITANKYLLATKGKEIFGLAKENGVKIFFEAAVAGGTPAVSSIYEGTFSGGIKRIRGVLNGTSNYILSKMEEGCSYEAALSLAQSNGYAELDPTFDVKGIDTAHKISLLSYLVWDELVDFEKIKIEGIDKITKEQVEVAKSLGKRFKLIGEAIKIENEIEIYVQPSLLDKEDQLYGVKDAYNGIESYGEHLGETFFYGKGAGALPTANAIISDLYKIKNSNAWN